A DNA window from Coffea arabica cultivar ET-39 chromosome 6c, Coffea Arabica ET-39 HiFi, whole genome shotgun sequence contains the following coding sequences:
- the LOC113692423 gene encoding uncharacterized protein, whose protein sequence is MRKFSIISLLLLSILVDHQAQGARLIKDSSLAEQHKVHEDKSDLSSSSIGVEDQVNPSVESHGSELGSNRKVMKKTLSPSSTIPTTTTTTSKNDKNDHQGNYKKAEPVLEGQSSSDRLGGKEENFSVNSSPSTHHPPETALDHYPDILDIAGMDYSPAKRKPPIHN, encoded by the exons ATGAGGAAGTTTTCGATAATCTCTCTTCTACTTCTGTCAATCCTAGTTGATCATCAAGCTCAAG GTGCACGCTTGATAAAGGATTCTTCCTTAGCAGAACAACACAAAGTCCAT GAAGACAAAAGTGATTTGAGCAGTAGTAGTATTGGAGTTGAAGATCAGGTGAACCCTAGCGTGGAGAGTCATGGCTCAGAATTAG GATCAAATAGAAAAGTTATGAAAAAAACTCTCTCTCCTTCTAGCACGATCCCCACCACTACCACCACCACCTCGAAG AATGACAAGAATGATCACCAAGGAAATTATAAGAAAGCTGAGCCGGTACTGGAGGGCCAATCAAGTAGTGACAGATTAggtggaaaagaagaaaatttctcgGTTAATTCATCACCATCGACTCACCACCCGCCGGAGACAGCCCTCGATCATTATCCGGACATATTAGACATAGCTGGGATGGATTATTCTCCGGCCAAAAGAAAACCGCCAATCCACAACTAG